ttgtgttttggttgagatagaaagagaaaaacaaagataataagtgtgttagagatagtatgtatgtttggatttgtttttgaagataatttaaaataagtattgtatgtttaatgttgtgttttgggagacaaaaattattattcattgtcaaatcatagtcaaatcatgcctttttatatatatttatgtatatgtatgtatttatgataaaatagtttaaaacaCGGTGTTTTCgaatgatgacaaacattgggtatgttttgactcgtTACGgagataacttgaaaatgaaaacaaacttagtGTATAGTTCCTCATGTGGAAATCTAACTGATGAAGCAATGGAATTTTTGCCCGTAACCAAAAGCATAAAGCTAAAGACATATGTTTGGTTGTTCTTATATGCCTGCCATCTTTTCTTTAACATGTGGATCTTTTAGCATTTCTCTCCGTAATTGATAGAAACATTGATATCTTTTACAGGCTCGCCAAAGCCATAAAAGGATCAGAGTTGTGCGAATAGAAACCACCTTGGACAATCAACGAATTGTTGGATTGCTCATCCCAAATGCAGCCGTGGAATCGGTGCTTCAAGGTTTACTCCTCTtgctatatttctttttctcttataGGTTCTGTTGTTACATCTGTAGTACGGAGCATATTCTACTTCGGGTTTATCATATTGCAGTGCTTTTTCTTTATGGGCATTTACGAGTTTAAGCTTGTTGCTTTCTTCTTGTTTGGGGTGGGAGTGGGAGGTAGGTGGGCATATGTGTTGCCACTCTATAATTTAACACATTACTGTTTTCTCATTTACTTTCCTATTACATTTCGCAGCTCTGCAGTAATATGGACTTCCGAATGTGGAAATCATATCTGTAAAATTTACATGTTATGtagttaaatttgaatatgatgGGGGAAATAAGCTGCATCTTTTTTGAAAATCCCTAATAATGGAACGGTCTATGTGAAATCCAAgataaaatgtgttttttttttcttttccctctaTAGCAAAAGCTGCTGCCAGAATGTAATAGTTTTTGGTGTACTATTAGTTCCTGgtttagacaaaaataatataaactgAATGTCAGTACTCAAAAGGTTAACCTTAAGAATGGTGTTCTGGCAGATCTGGCCTGGGTTCAGGACATTGATGATGAGTGAGAGCCAGAGGTAAAATGTACTTTTGCCATTTCTCCGAGAAGGGGTCTTAATCAACTTATGATTTATGCTGGGAGGTGCTACAGAGTTGCACTTTTTGACTTGCTTTGGGCGAGGCCAGCCATGAGCCGGCAGTGaaagaaatgtaatttttgagTTTTGTGGTCAAACAACGTCAATGCATATAGCAGCATTGTCCATATTCCATTATTTAGGGCCCATTCCTCGGCATATgcatatttgttttttgtataTCATATGCATTATTATAGTAGGCAAGATAAGAAGATTGTAACATTCACTGTTCATCTCAGagaatatatattcaaatacaaaGCCCTTTTGCTCCTTACCGCTTAAAATTACAAAGCTCATCATCAGACAACTCCattgaaacaaatttattgTACATTCAACTGATTAAGCGCAGAACAAGTATGGATAAACACATGCACGCTACACAAATATGACCGACTGAAGTAAATAACCATGTTCTCAGAAACCACCCAGCACTAAAAACAATCTTTTTACCCGCACTCAGTATATCAGAAACTGCCAAGGCAAAATCCCATTAGCAAACGAAAGGAACATCAACGTGATAATCACTGCAGTATAGTCCTGGACGCTGAGTGAAGCCTTGTTTCTTCAACAGCTCCCTGGCTCTAAGCACCAGTTCTTGGTTACTCACTCGGCCATCCGATTCTGCAATTATAGTCTGAATGGCATTGCTCAAAGCACCATAAGCTTCACTGGCATGTCCTGATGGGCTGGCATCCGCAGATGTTTGGTCTGTCTGGCAGCCGCTAATGAGGATGCCACTATCAGGTAGGCCTCTTTTGGTTGCCCCAGCATACACTTCTTGCTTGCTTCCAACATGGGTTTCCAGAGCAGGTTTTGCATAGCCCTCGTCATTCTCTTCGAGCTTCTGCTGCAGAAACTGCTGAGCCAAGCTGCCCACCATTCCCAAAAACCCACCGCCTTCACCCTCTTCCTGGCCATGGCCTTTCAGTTTGCTGAAGATGACATTCATAAATTTCTTAACCTTTGGGCTGGCATCATCCCCAAATACATCAAAAAGGGTAGGCCGCAGTTTGCCCACGTCAATGTCGTCCTTCCCAGTTTTTTGCTTGAGTAACTCAATGAGAGTTGAGAGTGGCAAAGATTTGTTCTTTACATAGGCGTGACCTTGATTTCCATCTgttatttcttcttctccttcatCTTCTTGGTGGCGCCGCTGATGGTGGTGGCCGAATCCCAATTCAGATGGTATGTGAATACCGCGCGATTCAATTGCATCTTCAACGCTTCTACGTAGGAAGTTCTTGAATCCAAAGCCTGATTCATGGCCTTCTTCCCTGACCTGTTTAGTGCTTTCTCCAATCTGCTCCTTGGCCTCATCAATCAGACCTCCGCTGTGACAAGAATCGGACACAATGGTGATCTGGCATCCCTCTGGTACTTTGTCAACCAATTCTCTGAAATCATCATCTGATGACAAAAAGGTCAAACCATTATCCAACAATGACCCTAAGACGACTCGAATTATTCATTactaaaaacaaaatctaTATTCGGAAATCCCAAGAATTATGGGTTGCTTTCAATGTAATGAAATTCAGATTAATAGTCCTGTTCAGCACAGATAGGAGCCATTCCATCTTGCCCAGGAAAACTGCAGTAGATACAACATAAGATTGTTTCATGCTACCCTAAATCTGTACTTGATCCGACATGATTACGGAAGAAGGCCCAATTCCTATTTCTTTCACTTTCATCCCCTTCTCACGGTTCACAATTCACATCCACAACAGattcaataaaagaaattaaaagatctACAACCCCCAAATCACATAAAGCATAAACCCCCAGAAGTACAGTGATTGGTTATCATCATCATAAGATAAGAGGGAAGGGAGTGTGACCACTAACCAGTAATGAGGTTCATGTCAGTTGGGACAATGCACTCATCATAGCCGGTATCATCATCCTCGCCGGTCTCTGCTGGAAGGCGGGTACCGTGACCACTGTAGTGCACGAACAGAAAGTCCCCCGGCTGGGCGGAACTTACCAGATCGGCCAACGCAGCACGGATATTCCGGCCAGTTGGCTGGGTGTAAGAATCGTCAGTGTCAATAAGCACCGTGATATCCTCCTCGGAGAACCCGTAACGCTCCACAAGGCAAGCGTACATCCGTCGAACATCGTTGATGCACCCCTTGAGCTCCGCCTTCGTCCCCGGATAGTTGCAGCCGATCAGCACCGCCCTCCTCGCCATAGTTTATTATCTTCCGATGTAGAAAGTTTCCGGATATATGGGGTGTTTTGCACAAAGCGTTGAAACCTCAAGAATTGATCTGCTTTTAATATGATGGTGGTGGGGTCTGGGGAAGGTTGAAAAACGCTTATCTCATTTAATTCTTCACAGTGGTTTAAGATCTTGAACGATTATACTCCTCTAACTGCctaaattgcatatttggtCTCACAAAAGAGGTCGGTAACCTTTTCGGTgtcgtaatttatttttaattttaaaaaattaaaaataattgcaacgttgatcttatatttaattttccttcaatatttaaccaaaaattGTATACCCAGCGCACGTGCTGTTATGTCAGCTCGGGTCACGtctttaaattatcaaattactcatatttttaaattatacatattctaaaaaatataatataaaaaaatataaaatgaaaaataaaaaaaattgaccaacGGACAGGAGATTGGCGGTGGGTAGGACGTTAAAATGCTCGCCGTCAGATGGGCTTCCCAACAATGGTAGACTCGCATCTAGAGGTGGTCGGATGACGGAGCATAAAGCGATAGAAGATGGAGGCACAGGTCAAAttcttttgagaaaaaaataaatataactaatcAATGGATTAAAGATTTTCGATGGGTGAGGAATCAAAATGTTCGATGTTGGACGGGTTTTTCAATGGTGATAAGTTTGGGTCAAGAGGTGGTCGGATGATGGAGAAAAAAGGGATAGAAGATGGGAGCGCGGGTGTTTTTTGAGCAAAAAAGTTAAGATGACTTGCCAACGAATTCGAGTTTTGCATTGGGTAGGGTATCAAAATGCTCGCCGTTCGACTGGCTCTCCAGTGATGATAAGTCGCACGATGAAGAtatgagaagaaaagaaaattaaatttaaatacaaatatatacatatctatatattaaaagaaaacaagaatatgAAAGTCTCTACCAAAAGTAGGAAAGAGAACAactcttattttaaattaaataaatgaatgaaaagaaaaggaaatgatAATATAGTATTTCAGTATAGAGCTGTCGGCATGCGAGTGGGGCGCGTGGGCGGTGGGGTCTGATGACTGATTGAGGAGTTGATGGAGTGGAGatgagattttattttattttatccgcCTTTTATTTGTATACCTTTTGATCCAACTGTTTTTAGGGCACTACGTGCTGTCAACTACACTCCACTTCTCACTTTATTAGGGATAAATtatgctaatttttataaataatttataaaattatatctagtaattttaattttaatttttatttaaaagataaattaatttattaaatttattgatattaaaaaaataaaataaaaatttgtatttatcaaaattaacttatagtaagttaaataaatatttttcaaacaaaaattaatttctaaaaatttgaataaaatatatgtaaacagtcctgaatttttgaaattacattaatattttagtatttgcttttttatcttatatatgaTCCTTAGCCATTAACTTATATTAGTGTTTGTGGTACATTAAAATTTGtgtgcaattaatttaaaatattaagatataattattatatttttaaatgatatattttagttaaataaattaaaaatagtaaaaagataaaagaggtTGTGAGtagttatttagaaaaaagtgggaaaagaaaaaatatcaaagttgagaggaaaaacaaaattaaaagtcgAGAAGAAAAGctgttgaaataattaaaaaaaataaaaaatagcataccaaaaaaggaagaaatttGAACATGTGAATATTATTGTCAAAGAAAGTTTTAATCCGTTTAGATTTgtcaaaaattgcaaaatctaCTCTGACTCTTGTCCAAATATAAGCTCTCCACCTGTTTCGAACAGTAATTGTCCTTAACGCCAGCAATTACGATCAGTAATTCAAGAAGGGCagacaaattaataaatctggGTAATTAAAACAGAACATTTTCGGACAAGAACATCTTTGAAAGAAtatgaattaaacaaatacgTTTGGATGTGTTGATGTAATGGTACAAACAAATACACTCACCACgcaaacagaaaacaaaaccatTATTTTGGTATGCTGggaaataaaatcattaaaacCCTCCATGAATGAACATCAATAGTTTACATAATTGCAGTTCTGCCTCACTTCACCCTGCTTCTTCCCTGTCAGAACGTTAGTATTTCCCAACTTCACCATTGACACCGCAAACTGGCCGATGAAGAACTCCGGCTGCGACGCCATCAGATCAACCAGCGACCTGGTTCTTGAATCCGAATAAAGCAACTGATCAGTGGACAAGAGCCCCAGTTTCTTGCCAAGATTCGTGTAATAAGCCACGTCGAAAGTCTTCGGAGTTGTCACATCAAGATTGACGTAGTTGGAGCTCAATCTGCATTGTTTCCTCAATGAATTCAAGTAGTTGATGTTCAGGGATGGATCAGGCTTCCCCGTCCCATTGAAGTTATAGAGCCTTTGCTGGATAGAATAGCAATTGCATCTGCCGATGGTGTGCGCGCCCGACAGGACGACCAAATCCACAAACGTTAACCCCATTTTGTCGAAGAACTTGAGCAAGGATGTGACGTTCTCGTGGCCCTGAGGGACGTTGTTGGCTTCTTTAGCGATGGAAAATTTCCCGTCTTTTCGCCCGAACGGGACTTCCCAGAACGGACCTCCGACAAGGAGAGTGGCGTCTCGGGCTGCCGCAGTGAGAATGTCGGCACAGGAGACGGTTTTTGGGCACTGTCTCTCCACCTCGGCCTTGATATCGTCGATCAGTGTGAAACCTCTCAAAGTTCTGCTGGCTTCGGCTGACCTCTCGCTGCCGGGGTGATTCAGCAAGATTGAAGCATCGCAACCCTGCAAATCAAGCAACTTAGTAATCGGAATGCTGCTCTAAATTTCTTTACATTGTTAATGAAAATTCTGAAATCAGTCTTGGCAtggtacaaaaaattttagttcagATCAGGTTTAATGAATTATACCgctatatttcatttattgatCATACACAAACGAAGTAGAATTGAATACCCTGACGGCACAGTCATGGAAGTGGAGGCGGATGATGCTAGCTGCCAAAGTGCTGTCTTTCTGAACCCAAGCATTCACTTTTTGGTGGATGATGCTTTCAAGGTTGGGGCATGATTTGAGATAATAAGTTGTCGACAGAAAAGCAGATGGAGGCAGCACAGGGGCCGCCTTAGCCTTTGGTAGAACACGGCCCATCAGAGGCTGCTGTTTCGGGATGAAGGTCGCGGC
This genomic window from Sesamum indicum cultivar Zhongzhi No. 13 linkage group LG12, S_indicum_v1.0, whole genome shotgun sequence contains:
- the LOC105175182 gene encoding metacaspase-4, which gives rise to MARRAVLIGCNYPGTKAELKGCINDVRRMYACLVERYGFSEEDITVLIDTDDSYTQPTGRNIRAALADLVSSAQPGDFLFVHYSGHGTRLPAETGEDDDTGYDECIVPTDMNLITDDDFRELVDKVPEGCQITIVSDSCHSGGLIDEAKEQIGESTKQVREEGHESGFGFKNFLRRSVEDAIESRGIHIPSELGFGHHHQRRHQEDEGEEEITDGNQGHAYVKNKSLPLSTLIELLKQKTGKDDIDVGKLRPTLFDVFGDDASPKVKKFMNVIFSKLKGHGQEEGEGGGFLGMVGSLAQQFLQQKLEENDEGYAKPALETHVGSKQEVYAGATKRGLPDSGILISGCQTDQTSADASPSGHASEAYGALSNAIQTIIAESDGRVSNQELVLRARELLKKQGFTQRPGLYCSDYHVDVPFVC
- the LOC105175398 gene encoding peroxidase 7-like codes for the protein MRWFLLTVFLLNLLHLADIAATFIPKQQPLMGRVLPKAKAAPVLPPSAFLSTTYYLKSCPNLESIIHQKVNAWVQKDSTLAASIIRLHFHDCAVRGCDASILLNHPGSERSAEASRTLRGFTLIDDIKAEVERQCPKTVSCADILTAAARDATLLVGGPFWEVPFGRKDGKFSIAKEANNVPQGHENVTSLLKFFDKMGLTFVDLVVLSGAHTIGRCNCYSIQQRLYNFNGTGKPDPSLNINYLNSLRKQCRLSSNYVNLDVTTPKTFDVAYYTNLGKKLGLLSTDQLLYSDSRTRSLVDLMASQPEFFIGQFAVSMVKLGNTNVLTGKKQGEVRQNCNYVNY